From the Lactobacillus johnsonii genome, the window CTAATAAGAAATCCAAAAAATTCTTAGTTTCACTTGAAAACTTATCGCTAAAACTGGATAAGAATTCTTCTTTTTGATTCTTTCGAATAATTGGATCGCTTAACAAACGCAGCATATCAGGATTTTCTTTAGCTACTTGAAGCAATACATTCATATCTTCATGGACTGCATCCAGACTATTAGCATCCTGTGCATAAGCAAATAAAGCTTTACTGTATCTGGAAGCAATTTCTTCTCTACTTAAAGCCATTAGTCATTCAGCCCCTTGATAAATTGATCTACCAAGTCTTTCTGATCAGCAGCAGATAAATTCTTGCTAATTACTTTTTCAGCAATAGCAACAGAAATATCAGCTACTTGATCTCTTGCCTCATTGAGTGCATCAGTTTTTGCTTGGGCAGCATCTTCTGATGCTCTCTTTCTAATTGCGGCAGCTTCTTGATCAGCTTGACTAATAATATTATTCTTAGTTTTTTCCGCATTGCTTTTTGCAGTAGAAAGAATTTGTGTTGCCTCTTGTTTAGAGTCTTTTAAGGCAGCTTCACGTTGATTAGCAAGCAATTCAGCTTTCTTTCGATCACTTTCTGCTTGATCAAGGTCGCTTATTACCTTTTGACGACGTT encodes:
- the atpF gene encoding F0F1 ATP synthase subunit B, producing MQFMFAALKLELGDTLYYLLIFAALLLLVKHFAWGPVTKMMEERRQKVISDLDQAESDRKKAELLANQREAALKDSKQEATQILSTAKSNAEKTKNNIISQADQEAAAIRKRASEDAAQAKTDALNEARDQVADISVAIAEKVISKNLSAADQKDLVDQFIKGLND